The genome window AATTCGCTATGGGGAATTATTAGGATTTACAGAAATGGAAATTGAAGCGATCGCAAATTTAGCTCGATATCACCGGAAAAGTAGTCCTAAAAAGAAACATGAAGCGTATCAAGGTTTACCACGACGGTTTCGACAAGTGATTGATCAATTACATCCTTTATTAAGGTTAGCAGTGGCTTTAGATCGACGTCTGATTGGTGCTATTTCTCAAGTTATTTGTGAATATAAACCCATAACACGGGAGTTTTATTTGAAATTAAAACCAACCCATGCTGATGATGATTGTGCTTTAGAATTATGGAGTTTAGACTTAAAGAAAGAAGCCTTTGAAACTAACTATGGGTTAAAGTTAGTGGCTCAATTAGAGCCTTAATCTTTTGGGGTGCGTGGGCGGAGCTTACACACCCTACAAGATTTAGAATTGGGAGACTTTCATGGCTTTAATTTTGGGTTTTTTATCAAATAAAAATCGGGGTTTAATTAAGGCTCTAAAAACCAGAAAAAGCGATCTCAATTCCCCTGGAACTTTTTGGTTTTTCCATTGACCGGGACGACAAAATAAAAGTTCAATCAGTTGACGATATTGAGATAAATTCACGGCTTGAAATTCGACCTGTAGGGTTAAGTTATCTCCTTTGTAATGGAAGGTTTTGATGCGTCCCTGTAGGCTTAAATTTTCTTCAACCCAATCTAGTTTAATGGTCTGCTGAGTCGAAAAATCCAGGGGATATTGGGTTGTAATATCAATTTCTGCACCAGCTTCTGAGACTTGGGTTGTAATTCCCCAAAGAGTTTGATTTTGAATCTGAATTTGTACGACTCGCCGTAATTCAAACCAATCATAATGATCAGGTTTAGGCGCGTCAATTGTCATTAAAATAGATAAGGTAATAATAATTAAATTGTAAACCCCCCAAATAATTCCTAAACTGATTCCAGATTCGGTATTAATTTCGTCTATTTCAGGTGTTCCTAGAATCGTAATTTTCAGGACAGCTAAAGCTGTTAAGATCCAAAATCCAATTAAGGGTAAAGCCAAATTATGATTCCAATTATAGCGATCTTGAATGATACCCTTTGGCGTGACTTTAAATCCTTGATTAAAAGGATTAAGGATTGTATTTAATACCATTAATCCTAACTGAAAACAATGTTGAATAGAGCAAATTTCATTAAAAATAAAAGAGCGGCTATGATAATTTAACCAAGAAAAAGTTATCATCTGAAAGAAATAAATGGGGGTAAAAAAGTAAAGCCATTCATCTAAAGATGCTTGAACTGGAAGAATATTAAAGAAGGCATAAATTAAGGGAATTATCAGTAAATAGATTCTCAATCCAAACATAAACCAACTGGCTAATCCTTCTAAATGAGCTAACCGTTGTAAGAGGGTTAAACCTGGAATGGTTAAGGGATTAGACTTAATAAAAAAGGCTTGTAATGTTCCTTGTCCCCATCGTTCTCGTTGCGTTAAATGAGCATTAATATTTTCTGCTGCTAACCCAGCACTTAATTTTTCATTCAAATAAACCAGGCGATACCCCTTAGCTGTTAACTGAATTCCGGTGAAATAATCTTCACAAATTGACTCTGTAACAAATCCTCCAATACTTTCTAAAGCACTGCGCCGCACCACAAAAGAGGTTCCTGAACAAACGGTACTCCCCACCGAATTTTTGATTAATTCCAGTTGACGATAAAATTGTTCTTCATCAGGAAGTAATTGATTTTCTAAGCCTAAATTTCGGGCAATTGGGTCAAAGTTATAATAAGTTTGGGGGGTTTGAACTAAGGCAATTTGAGAATCTTGGAAAAAGCCAATGGTTCGATTTATAAAATTTTTGGTGGGAATAAAATCTGCATCAAATACAACAATGAATTCCCCTTTTGTCTGCATTAACGCATGATTTAAGTTTCCGGCTTTAGCGTGAAGATTATCAACCCGTGTAATATATTGACATCCTAAAGTTTGAGCTAATTTTTTAATTTCTGGGCGACGAGTATCATCGAGGAGATAAATTGTTTTATGGGGATAATCTAAAGCTTGACAGCCAATAATGGTTCGTTTTATAATAAATTCAGGTTCATCATAGCTGGGAATAAAAATATCCACTGAAGGGGTATATTTTGTTTCTATAATATCCTTAGCTATGGGATTGACTTCAGATTTATTATCCTTAATTTTCAGGGATAAATAAAGTTGTAAGCTACTGAGAAGCAGCATAAGTAATTCAGCTAAAAATAACCCTAAACTTAAGATTCCAGCAACAGGATGAGTTAAATTGAGTGTGGTGACACTACGCCATAATAAATATCTCAGAATAATGGCTAAATTAATACTAATAATTAACGCTCTTGTCCAAGTTTGAGGCTGAGGAGAGACTTTAATAATAATTGCTGCAATTCCTGAAAAAATCAGGGTAGGTAAAAACAAATATTGTGCAGACAATTCAGGAACTTCAGACCACCAGGGAGGATTATTTTGGAACTCACAAAGGAGATTAAAAAATTCGGTAATATTGGGTTCGCCACTCAACCAAGCGAGGCTTAATACAGTAATTAATGTAACTAATCCCAGAAACACTAAAGTGGTCGTTTGAGGGAGAGGATATCCCAACAAAATTAACCGTTTCAGGCGTTGACTACTAAACCCAAATGTCATAATCCAGAAACTCCTGTTAAAACGCATTTAGTCTGTATTGAGTCAGAGGTCATCCCTAAGACTCAGATTCGCAGAAGAACTGCTTTACATTATTTAACATTTTTTTGAAAATTGCAGGGTTTCTGTTATTCTTCGTTGGATTAATTTTTTATTTTGCCTTGAAAATATTAGCGAAAATGCTTCTGTATCGGGGTTTGAGCCAAATTAATGCCGAGTTTCCGCCTTATTCCCAGGTTTCTAATTCTGCCATCCAGTTATTCCAAAGAGCAATTAATTGTTCTCGACGGGTTTCAAAAGTAGCAGCAATCCAAATTAAAATTAACCCTAAAATAAAGGAAATTACCCATTTCATAAAAGAATAATGAGCATTAAGAATCATTAGTTGTTCTACAATATTAATTAAAAATATTGCAGTTCCAATATAGAGAAAAGCTCGAATTTTAAATCCTAACCCCGCAAAAATTGTGATTAAGCTTAACATTCCCGGAAGAATCCCTATCCCTTGATTAGTTATCAGGGACATTCCACAAAATAGACTGGTTGCAAAAATCCGAAATCCATGCCTCCAAGGGCGATTTTGTTCTAAGATTAAATTGGGTTCAAATTGGGCAAAATAAAGTAATGATAAGGCAATAGGGAGAGTTAGAATAAATTCATCCGCTTGATAATTAATCAACCCTAACCAATGATAAAAGGTAAAATTAATTAAGATTAAACTGAAATAACTTAAGCGAATATTTCGGGTTAAGCTTGATAATGCCATATACAATATAATGGCAAGAATAGCTGAAAGATATCCCGTTAATTGTTGTTCAGGTTGTAAGAGGAAAAAGGAAGTGATAACCGTGATAATCGGAAGAATAATGGCGACTCTTTTCCAGGGTTTCTCCGACCATCCCCCATTATTCCAAGGCAAAATATAAAAGAACCAGGATAGGATTGATACAATTGCCCCTGACCAAGGAATAAAAAATTCGTTTAAATTGAATAAATTTTGTAAATAAAGAATTAAAGCCGTTGCTTCTGCTAAACCGAGATAGACCCAGATTTCCGAGGCTGTAGGATTGGAATTATAACGACCTTGAAAAATAGCATAACGCACGACTAATAGACTGGTTCCAATGGCTAAAAGAGGTTGAGAATAACCCGGAGTTAAACTGGCTAATAATAAAAATAAACTACTAATAAACCAATGAAGATGGGCAATAAATTTGATTTCACTTTCCTGAACTTGTAAATAAACGGTTAACCCCGGACTGAGAACTCGATAAGCATACATTAAACTGGTTCCTAATGTGGCAAAAGCAATCCATTGTGTGGCTAAAGGTTGAGACTGAATTTGATAGAATAAAATTTCATAGGTAGAAATAGAAATTCCTATCAGTCCTAAATAAGTTAAAGGTTTGGTATCGATACTGCGTCTGCCAATGCCAATTAAAATTAAGGCAAGTCCTAGGGAAATTAATCCGGTCCAATTAGCAACGGTTTGGAACCGAAAAACCACACCTAAAAGACCGTATAGAATGGGAATTGTTTGCCAAGGGTTGGGCAGTTTTTGAATTTGATAATGACGTTGCCACCAATCTCCAAAAAGTTGTGTAATTAGTCCTAAAATAATATTAGCAACCGCCAAGCTAACTAAAGAACGGTCGTTAAAAATTAGGATTTCAACAATCAGTAATTCAACGGTCCAAGCTAAACTATATAATATCCAAGGGGAGAATCCCAACCTGTCTCTTCTGGGGGGTTCTGCTATATTTAATCCTCGGAGAATTAAGGCAATGATTAAAATGATTAAGGGTGAAATCAGGTTAGAATTCGCTGGAAATCTAGCTGCATATAACCCAAAGGAATGCAGGGTTATGGCTGAAAGTTCAAACCCTAATAATCCTATTGCCCAACTGTCAATAGATTTTTTATAAAGTTTAATAATTCTTGATTGAGGTGAACCATAGCGGGATAACATTAATCGTGATATCCATAACCCGGTAACGGTTAAACTCAATAACATTAACCATCCTTCTCTGACCACAAAATCCTGTACGGATAAAAAGAGTAAAGTTAATCCTAAACCAACGGTAAAAGTTGATGCAAATAACGTTTTTAGAATTTGGGTATTAACAACCATTAATAGCGTTGTTAAGCCTAAACTCCATAAACGGATTTCAGGATGGGGTAAAGTTAAAATTTGAACTAACCCACAAGCTACAAAACTAAATTGGCTGGCTTTTATTCGTTGAGTATCTGTGGTTTGGGTTGCTACAACTGTTAAGGCTAGGGGTGTGATTAACCAAGTAATTTCTAAAGTTTTGTTATCAAAATAAAAGTTAGTTAAAAATAACATATAACTGAGTTCAGATAATACTATTCCTAGGTTTAAAGCATCTTTTCGGATAATATTATCTAGGGGGCTATTGACCGTAAATAATAAAAATTCACCCAGCATTAAGCCCAATAAAATTATTGCCCAAAGTTCTAAGGTTAAGTTGGGAAATTGCCAGTAAACTAGATTACAAACGGTAACTAACCCTAAAAGATGGGTAGCTAAAACTAAGGGGGGGTTTAGGGGTTGACGACGGCTCGTAATAACAGCTAGAGTAATAGTAGAGGCTAATAAATTTAGCGATCGCAATGCCGGGTTTAATAATGATAAACTGGTTAGAAATACCCCAAACATTAAACTCATTTGATCTCCAAATTGAGCTAATTTTCGTTGTGGACGGTGGTAAATCCAATCCGTCAAGACAACCATTGCAATCAGATAGGGAAACCAGGTTAAACTCAGTAAAGCCCAAGGGGAATGCTGAGAACGGGTAACTTCTACTCCAACTGTAATCGCCGTTTGTCTAAGTTCCGGTGGAATTAAACGACCGACTAACACCACCATTGATAATCCAAAACCAAAGATTGCAGCTAAATCTTGGCGTTTCCAATATTTTAATAAATTATCAGTAAAAATTCCAACGCCAATTCCACTGATTAAAAAGGCTTGTCCAGGTTGGGTAAAAATCGTGATTAACCAGCCGAAAAATAGAATACCATAGCTACACCGATGTAAAATAATAGAAGGAGAAAGATATAAAAAAATTGCAAAGATTCCTAACGCTAACCCAAGCTCACTAATAGCAATATCAACGCCAAAAATTGCCCGACCAAACAGCAAGGCGAGAAGATAAATAACAATAATTTTAGGGTCGATGCGTTGGTTGGGAGTAGAAGCAGTTGGGGGCGGGTTAACAATGGTTAAAATTCCACTGATGATAATTCCTAAATAAACCGCGATGACAGGAAAACCTGGAATTTGCCATCCCCAGTTTAAATAACTTAATCCTAACTGGTTGAAGAGGAAACGACGTTGCAATTGTCCTTGATTTCGATATAAAATAATCGTTAGGGCAGTTAGGGCAATTGTAGCGATCGCTATTGTAACTAACCCTAAAGGATATAACCACAACTTTAATCCATCCATTGCCCAAAAATTCAGAGGAATTAACAGTAAAGTTACTAATTTTAAAGCTTCCGCCGTCACGGGTAAGCTAGACTGTTGACTTCCCCATAAACTCGTCCCCCAAAAAGCAAAGGTATAGGCAAATAAGATTAAATATTGTCCGGTGGCTGGAAATTTTTCCCACTGACTTGCTGCTAAAACTCCAGAGGAAACAATGACTAAAAATAACCCTAAAAATAATAGCCAGCGAACACTCAATTCAGCTTTTAAAGATTCCACTAAATCCGTTACAATAGCTGGAAATTCAAAAGCAGGTTGGGGCGGTTTAGAAACAACAGAATTTCGAGTTGTTGTTTCCGTACTCACAACGTTAGTTTTAGCAGAAGAGACAACCTTTTGAGGGATAGGGTCACTTAAATAAAGTTCACCAATTTCGCGGACTTGGGTATCGGATAATAAACCTAAACGCAACCAAGCTTCTAACCCTTCTAAAATCATTGGATTAGTTGTATCGGTTTGAATTAAGATGCGAATTAAGGGTTTTGGCGGAGACATGGGGGGAAGGGTTGGGGTTTGGGGAAAAAGACGGAATGGATTTTGATGTATGTCTACGATAACGGCTGATCTTGCGAGTTAGATTTTTATTAATAATTATTTTAGATCATCAAAAAGCTGAAAACCAAGCTTCTCGTCTGAATTCATTAATGATGGAGGACGACTATAATTTTATTTGAAATTAAGGGCGATTTCGGTTATTTTATGCTATTCTAATACTTAAGCATTTATTCAGTCTGCTATGGTTCAAACTGATCCCCCACGTTCCCCAAAAGAAGTCCTACCGACGATGTATGACCTCAAAAGTGAAGACCCGGAGGAACCCGGTTTGCCCGACGAATTCCATGATTTACAACCCGAATTATTGAGAATAACGTTTCATCCCCCCGGTTATTCTCCCGACTCGATTTTTATTGCCAGTGACCTTAATCTCTATTATGACCCTCACCATTTGAACTGGTATAAACGCCCAGATTGGTTTGTGGTTATGGGAGTATCTCGGTTATATGAACAACGGGATTTACGCTTAAGTTATGTAACTTGGCAAGAAGGAGTAAACCCGTTTGTGGTGGTAGAATTATTATCACCGGGAACAGAAGCTGAAGATTTAGGTCAAACCTTGCGGGAAATTCATCAACCGCCGACAAAATGGGAAGTTTACGAACGAATTTTACGCATCCCTTATTATGTGGTTTTTAGTCGTTATACTAATGAATTGCGGGTATTTCAAAATAATGCCAGTCGCTATCAGGAATTAACGGTTTCAAATTCACGGGTTTGGATGCCAGAATTAGAATTAGGTTTAGGATTATGGCAAGGATATTATCAAGGAATTGCAGGATGTTGGTTGCGTTGGTATGATCAAAATCAGAATTGGATACCAACACCGACAGAACAAATAGAACAGGAACGTTTAAGGACAGAACAGGAGCGTTTAAGAGCAGAAAAAGAACGACAAAAAGTTGAAGAATTAGAAGCCCTATTGCAGCGTTATCGAGAACAATATGGCGATTTATCCTAATAATTATAGAGACGTACCCCCTAATAATTGTAGAGACGCGCCATGGCGCGTCTCTACAGATTTTGTAAGGGTTAGATAGGGAATCAATGTTAGAATCCGTTACGAGCCCAAACAACCATTGAAATTGAAAAAGTAAACAGCACTAACAGCGAAACCCAGCCCAGTGAGACAATATCCATAGTAATGTTTTAAAAACGTTGCACAATAACTGCACTATCGATCATAACTTGAAACGGAGCGATCGCGTGAACCTAAACTCCTCCTCAAATTTTACCGCCATAGAACGGTTAGAATCTCTCAAGGCAGGTCTTTTAGCCGGATTTTGTGTCGGACTGACCCATATTCTCCTCAGTAGCCTTAACCTGTGGCTTTGGGGACAACCGATTAATGTTTGGCTTTCCGTCCCCATCGCAGGAATTAGCGGGTTTTTATTGGGTGTCACCTATCGTTACATTATTCGCGGCGACCATAACCCCCAATTAAAATTAGGAGGAATTTTTGCCTTTGGACTGGTTCGCGGCTTGGCAGAAATTGACATCCAACTTAAAACCCAAACTTCCCTAGAAGAAATCGCTATTTTAGGAAGCGAAAGTTTATTATTATTTGGAATAGCGGGATTAATATTAGATAAAGCCTTACAAAAAGGTTGGATTAAACCCTTTGCTTAAAATTTTTCCCCCTATTCCCGGTTGCCAATTTTAACCCAAATTCAAAACCTCAAAATCCGGTTCTCCATAGGTCATATTCCGGTCAATGGCTGACAAAATCTTACCATTTGCTAAATCTGAAAATAAACAATCACAAACCAACTGACCCACATCTGCCCGATGAATCATACCTGCAACCCGATAATTTTCCGTTAATACGCCATTCCCCGTTGCGGGTTCAGATTTTAACCCCCCCGGACGAATAATCGTGTAAGTCAGTCCACTATTCATTAAATGTTGTTCTGCTTTTTCCTTTTCCACCAAAACCGATTTTAAAGTTTCCAACGCTTGAGGAGGTAACGCCACCACACTCTCCCCACTCCCAATAGAAGACACTAAAATAAACTTCCCGACCCCTGCTTTCACCGCCGCATCAATTAAATTTTTATTCCCCAAATAATCAGCCCTTTCTCCCTCTTTGGGTAAACCGCCAATGGTACTAATTACCGCAGAAATCAGTTCTGGGCCTAATAGTGCCTGTTCAACGGCCATGATATCTAAAGCATCCCCCATCACCACTTGTACCCCCATCCCTTCCAACTCTGGGCGAGTGTCCGGTGTTCTTAATAATGCTTTCACGTTTTGCTGTTGGTTTCGCAGGGATTTTGCTATTTCTCGCCCTACGCCACGACTTGCACCCGCCACAAAAAT of Planktothrix sp. FACHB-1365 contains these proteins:
- a CDS encoding glycosyltransferase yields the protein MTFGFSSQRLKRLILLGYPLPQTTTLVFLGLVTLITVLSLAWLSGEPNITEFFNLLCEFQNNPPWWSEVPELSAQYLFLPTLIFSGIAAIIIKVSPQPQTWTRALIISINLAIILRYLLWRSVTTLNLTHPVAGILSLGLFLAELLMLLLSSLQLYLSLKIKDNKSEVNPIAKDIIETKYTPSVDIFIPSYDEPEFIIKRTIIGCQALDYPHKTIYLLDDTRRPEIKKLAQTLGCQYITRVDNLHAKAGNLNHALMQTKGEFIVVFDADFIPTKNFINRTIGFFQDSQIALVQTPQTYYNFDPIARNLGLENQLLPDEEQFYRQLELIKNSVGSTVCSGTSFVVRRSALESIGGFVTESICEDYFTGIQLTAKGYRLVYLNEKLSAGLAAENINAHLTQRERWGQGTLQAFFIKSNPLTIPGLTLLQRLAHLEGLASWFMFGLRIYLLIIPLIYAFFNILPVQASLDEWLYFFTPIYFFQMITFSWLNYHSRSFIFNEICSIQHCFQLGLMVLNTILNPFNQGFKVTPKGIIQDRYNWNHNLALPLIGFWILTALAVLKITILGTPEIDEINTESGISLGIIWGVYNLIIITLSILMTIDAPKPDHYDWFELRRVVQIQIQNQTLWGITTQVSEAGAEIDITTQYPLDFSTQQTIKLDWVEENLSLQGRIKTFHYKGDNLTLQVEFQAVNLSQYRQLIELLFCRPGQWKNQKVPGELRSLFLVFRALIKPRFLFDKKPKIKAMKVSQF
- a CDS encoding Uma2 family endonuclease, which gives rise to MVQTDPPRSPKEVLPTMYDLKSEDPEEPGLPDEFHDLQPELLRITFHPPGYSPDSIFIASDLNLYYDPHHLNWYKRPDWFVVMGVSRLYEQRDLRLSYVTWQEGVNPFVVVELLSPGTEAEDLGQTLREIHQPPTKWEVYERILRIPYYVVFSRYTNELRVFQNNASRYQELTVSNSRVWMPELELGLGLWQGYYQGIAGCWLRWYDQNQNWIPTPTEQIEQERLRTEQERLRAEKERQKVEELEALLQRYREQYGDLS
- the petN gene encoding cytochrome b6-f complex subunit PetN, whose protein sequence is MDIVSLGWVSLLVLFTFSISMVVWARNGF
- a CDS encoding SDR family oxidoreductase; translated protein: MSSESYIFVAGASRGVGREIAKSLRNQQQNVKALLRTPDTRPELEGMGVQVVMGDALDIMAVEQALLGPELISAVISTIGGLPKEGERADYLGNKNLIDAAVKAGVGKFILVSSIGSGESVVALPPQALETLKSVLVEKEKAEQHLMNSGLTYTIIRPGGLKSEPATGNGVLTENYRVAGMIHRADVGQLVCDCLFSDLANGKILSAIDRNMTYGEPDFEVLNLG